Proteins from a genomic interval of Lolium perenne isolate Kyuss_39 chromosome 1, Kyuss_2.0, whole genome shotgun sequence:
- the LOC127309417 gene encoding uncharacterized protein: MSGGTQSEGSQPSAAPVKPASTSCRKKNSGSTSFVTELRDHFHEFVHASMDDHRTCLTNTVKKMFAMSKAVAERSNEAKEAGAESVLSLKTEVSH, from the coding sequence ATGTCTGGCGGTACACAATCTGAAGGCTCCCAACCGTCTGCTGCTCCTGTAAAGCCTGCCTCGACTTCGTGCCGAAAAAAGAACTCTGGCAGCACCTCGTTTGTCACGGAACTGAGAGATCACTTTCACGAGTTCGTTCACGCCTCTATGGACGACCACAGGACATGTTTAACAAACACTGTCAAGAAAATGTTTGCGATGTCAAAGGCTGTAGCAGAGAGAAGCAATGAAGCAAAAGAAGCTGGAGCTGAAAGCGTTTTGTCACTTAAGACTGAAGTGTCACATTAG